In Geminocystis sp. NIES-3709, a single genomic region encodes these proteins:
- a CDS encoding S8 family peptidase yields the protein MMSKLEHLELPKTEIEYTRKLNGGGTSHKRTNRSSHGTKLLNQLDSISNRPEKEYSPFGINPKLIFKIKLRKDFNFSDEKVIKSGLNLVAKETKLKQAIIVFSSDDNLKIFREKLQAYSGLVKDSYEYGYLDDIEDLVSLEARDKIGRLLQLKPLEKDELVPLDLELWHTGNKTEMKDYIENLDSFLKDFKEYPNMKVTDKYIGNYICVARIKIRQEVLEILLAEDAVKEIDRRSKPAFESYQEINIPLSKFPNVISPPVNNTGVLVIDSGVQRGHPLIKNTLGDAEVFRDPEGTLINGNEDDCDRKTGGHGTGVSGIAIYGDINKCIKNQSFQPEVWLFSARVTNENNEYDPDLLLDNQLEKAVDYFVGTYPNCKVINISLGDSNLIYQDGQKQFRLAAKIDELAYRWRNYNILFVISAGNFQYQPESNELLKTQYPQYLLDEKAKIIEPATAAIALTVGSLSMGKGSMTYSEDACRNTIAQIEGYPSPFTRIGFGVDGMIKPEFVDFGGDLVLDRTNIIPNEPGASIVTLNKDFQANLLFKTFCGTSFSAPRVANLAAQLFTKFPDATSNLIRALIADSAQLPQEIPNVFQGTTSKQEQNRLQIYGYGQPNFDRSAYSTKNQVVLLEDNGIIPVGKFRIYEIPALPDNFLKIKGKRKISVTLAFDPPTRHTRGDSYLGITMEFRLFKNIDKEILQTAFLKATQDEGTENLTEISIKNLKEEHGKNIDVNLSPTNKLRKKGTLQKGVITISKNNWKYNKKPLYIVVICNRKWAKKDEIDTQRYALVASVTHSKEEVDLYNQIRHQTRISQRVRIK from the coding sequence ATGATGAGTAAATTGGAACATTTAGAATTACCGAAAACCGAGATAGAATACACGAGAAAACTTAACGGAGGAGGGACATCCCATAAAAGAACGAATAGAAGTTCTCATGGTACTAAACTTTTAAATCAATTAGATTCTATTAGTAATCGTCCTGAAAAAGAGTATTCCCCTTTTGGGATTAATCCTAAACTTATTTTCAAAATTAAATTGAGAAAAGATTTTAATTTTTCAGATGAAAAAGTAATTAAATCAGGATTAAATTTAGTTGCCAAAGAAACAAAATTAAAACAAGCTATTATTGTCTTTTCTTCAGACGATAATTTGAAGATTTTTAGAGAAAAATTACAGGCTTATAGTGGTTTGGTAAAAGATAGTTACGAATATGGATATTTAGATGACATTGAAGATTTAGTTTCATTAGAAGCCCGGGATAAAATAGGACGCTTATTACAGTTAAAACCATTAGAAAAAGATGAATTAGTGCCTTTAGATTTGGAATTATGGCATACAGGTAATAAAACAGAAATGAAAGATTATATTGAAAATCTTGATTCTTTTTTAAAAGATTTTAAAGAATATCCAAATATGAAAGTTACAGACAAATATATAGGAAATTATATTTGTGTAGCTAGAATTAAAATAAGGCAAGAAGTCTTAGAAATATTATTAGCAGAAGATGCCGTTAAAGAAATTGATCGTCGCTCCAAACCAGCTTTTGAATCTTATCAAGAAATAAATATTCCTTTATCTAAATTTCCAAATGTTATTTCTCCACCTGTAAATAATACGGGAGTTTTAGTAATTGATTCAGGTGTACAAAGAGGTCATCCATTAATTAAAAATACATTAGGTGATGCTGAAGTTTTTCGAGATCCAGAAGGAACATTAATTAATGGAAATGAAGATGATTGTGATCGAAAAACAGGTGGACATGGTACAGGTGTTTCAGGAATTGCTATTTATGGAGATATTAACAAGTGTATTAAAAATCAATCATTTCAGCCTGAAGTTTGGCTTTTTTCTGCTCGTGTAACTAATGAAAATAATGAATATGATCCTGATTTATTGTTAGATAATCAATTAGAAAAAGCCGTTGATTATTTTGTTGGAACTTACCCTAATTGTAAAGTTATTAATATTTCTCTTGGTGATAGTAATTTAATCTATCAAGATGGTCAAAAACAGTTTCGTTTAGCCGCAAAAATTGATGAACTTGCTTATCGTTGGCGGAATTATAATATACTATTTGTCATCTCGGCAGGTAATTTTCAATATCAACCTGAATCAAATGAATTATTAAAAACACAATACCCTCAGTATTTATTAGATGAAAAGGCAAAAATTATAGAACCAGCTACGGCGGCGATTGCTCTAACGGTTGGTTCATTATCAATGGGAAAAGGAAGTATGACTTATTCTGAAGATGCTTGTCGAAATACCATCGCTCAAATAGAAGGTTATCCATCCCCATTTACGAGAATCGGTTTTGGAGTTGATGGAATGATTAAACCAGAATTTGTTGATTTTGGTGGTGATTTAGTATTAGATAGAACGAACATAATTCCAAATGAGCCAGGTGCTTCAATCGTAACACTTAATAAGGATTTTCAAGCAAATTTACTATTTAAAACATTTTGTGGAACTAGCTTTTCAGCACCTCGTGTTGCTAATTTAGCAGCCCAATTATTTACTAAATTTCCAGATGCGACATCTAATTTAATAAGAGCTTTAATTGCTGACTCTGCACAACTTCCCCAAGAAATCCCTAATGTTTTTCAAGGGACTACTTCTAAACAAGAACAAAATCGACTTCAAATCTATGGTTATGGACAACCAAATTTTGATAGATCTGCTTATTCTACAAAAAATCAAGTAGTTTTATTAGAAGATAATGGAATTATACCCGTTGGCAAGTTTAGAATTTATGAAATTCCGGCCCTTCCTGACAATTTTCTCAAAATTAAAGGAAAAAGAAAAATATCGGTTACTTTGGCTTTTGATCCTCCTACTCGTCATACAAGAGGAGATTCTTATTTAGGAATAACAATGGAGTTTCGTCTTTTTAAAAATATAGATAAAGAAATTTTACAAACAGCTTTTCTAAAGGCAACTCAAGATGAAGGAACGGAAAATTTAACGGAAATATCAATTAAAAATTTAAAAGAAGAACACGGGAAGAATATTGATGTGAATTTATCACCTACAAATAAACTTAGAAAAAAAGGAACTTTACAAAAAGGAGTAATTACTATATCTAAGAATAATTGGAAATATAACAAAAAACCTCTCTATATTGTTGTGATTTGTAATCGAAAATGGGCGAAAAAAGATGAAATTGACACTCAAAGATATGCTTTAGTCGCATCAGTTACTCATTCAAAAGAGGAAGTTGATCTTTATAATCAAATCAGACATCAAACTCGTATTTCTCAAAGAGTAAGAATCAAATAA
- a CDS encoding ParB/RepB/Spo0J family partition protein — MPTKKEKIYPDLSLNPNNIAVGDTVLKDGQIGLVTDIVSNNGHKVLQFWVKWAESTVTVPTPEIASSLQKIEPIPHDLVNTTFPDGSFVQSFIYREEQVKAIIIKESGFFSLFSLDQLQSKINQSSQPTVNIYTLTIDPNLQQRVKLNQDTIYDYSIALSEGEIFPPIIIWRCDDGQLYLVDGFHRVEASKLAKIEELPFIEKSGSYRDAMLFTISVNADHGLHRSNADKRKAVMTLLQDPEWSQLSTRELAKLAKVSHQLVHKIRIELETLDRRRQNWQDIKDYEEGIRERETENSINNESKIQYPEDVIKFLDDEGNEEQSTKNSEKTVNIYTNKIKEEKFTTPDIIPLNQDTYSLICDRHTIQALEKFMKAEGIESFPKALWKLLHLHHLSKNSP, encoded by the coding sequence ATGCCTACTAAAAAAGAAAAAATTTATCCCGACCTTTCACTTAATCCTAATAATATTGCCGTGGGTGATACTGTTCTTAAAGATGGTCAAATCGGTTTAGTTACTGATATTGTCTCTAATAATGGTCATAAAGTTTTACAATTTTGGGTTAAATGGGCAGAGTCCACCGTCACTGTTCCCACTCCTGAAATTGCATCATCTTTACAGAAAATAGAGCCTATTCCCCATGATTTAGTTAATACTACTTTTCCTGATGGTTCTTTTGTTCAATCCTTCATTTATCGAGAAGAACAAGTTAAAGCAATCATTATTAAAGAATCTGGGTTTTTCTCTCTTTTTTCTCTTGATCAACTCCAATCTAAAATTAATCAATCCTCACAACCTACTGTAAATATTTACACTTTAACGATCGACCCTAATTTACAACAACGGGTTAAACTAAATCAAGATACTATTTATGATTATTCGATCGCACTATCTGAGGGGGAAATTTTCCCACCGATTATTATTTGGCGATGTGATGATGGGCAATTATATTTAGTGGATGGTTTTCACCGAGTTGAGGCTTCTAAATTAGCTAAGATTGAAGAATTGCCATTTATTGAAAAATCAGGGAGTTACCGAGACGCTATGCTCTTTACTATCTCTGTTAACGCTGACCACGGACTCCACCGAAGCAATGCCGATAAAAGAAAGGCTGTCATGACCCTTTTACAAGATCCTGAGTGGTCACAATTAAGTACCAGAGAATTAGCTAAACTTGCTAAAGTCTCTCACCAATTAGTTCATAAAATCCGCATTGAATTAGAAACTCTCGATCGTCGGCGACAAAATTGGCAAGATATTAAAGATTATGAAGAAGGGATCAGAGAACGGGAAACAGAAAATAGTATAAATAATGAGAGTAAGATTCAATATCCTGAAGATGTTATTAAATTCCTTGATGATGAAGGGAACGAGGAACAGTCAACAAAGAACAGTGAAAAGACTGTAAATATTTACACTAACAAAATAAAAGAAGAAAAATTTACAACCCCTGATATTATCCCCCTAAACCAAGATACTTATTCCCTTATCTGCGATCGTCATACTATCCAAGCATTAGAAAAATTTATGAAAGCTGAGGGCATCGAATCTTTTCCCAAAGCTCTCTGGAAACTTCTCCACCTTCACCATCTTTCCAAAAATTCACCTTAA
- a CDS encoding competence protein CoiA — MPLTAIHKSNDFNVIVSTLDYESADKIREAFAVGSLFCPFCDCPMFPRSSVYKVPHFVHKRQNSCSSSGETYQHLFAKHKLAEQLREANPNDIITVEHRIPTLLSYRIIDVAQNKNGYLIAHEIQLSPITVEELQQRVNDYTQQGIESIWYFGETNAKNKAIKEYCYIKDVNAFILGFKTDY, encoded by the coding sequence ATGCCGTTAACAGCTATCCATAAAAGCAATGACTTTAATGTCATCGTATCAACACTAGATTACGAAAGTGCTGACAAAATAAGAGAGGCATTTGCCGTTGGCAGTTTGTTTTGTCCGTTCTGCGATTGCCCCATGTTTCCTCGTAGTAGCGTTTACAAAGTACCGCATTTTGTACATAAACGACAGAACTCTTGTTCCAGCAGTGGGGAGACTTACCAACATCTTTTTGCTAAACATAAACTAGCAGAACAATTAAGAGAAGCAAACCCAAATGACATTATTACTGTAGAACACCGTATCCCTACCTTATTGTCGTATCGGATTATTGACGTTGCCCAGAACAAGAATGGCTATCTTATAGCACACGAGATACAGCTATCACCTATAACTGTTGAGGAGCTACAACAACGTGTTAACGACTATACTCAGCAAGGGATAGAATCTATATGGTATTTTGGAGAGACTAATGCAAAGAACAAAGCTATTAAAGAATATTGTTATATCAAAGATGTCAACGCCTTCATACTTGGATTTAAAACAGATTACTGA
- a CDS encoding AAA family ATPase: MSIENYRKAELKKVISALLACESLLIIGEPGIGKSFFLQALTNQLVKDDYPHVVLPMGTVKQIMDTVGKKLAIDPETIEGKKKSIYMMMDDVINFCRSHPTIFIVDDAQRYPPSIRLWLERLMLEVNCPLLLTATYPPARDIFLKLPRIELEPLKDKAIREIMKEKATFLEITLNNAQLAKLQASTGGNPMLAGRVVKEHYLGIKSEGLDHTQWIDGTPYLMACLMLLVIIRFVGLGLNNTSLYLLGGVITTIVGVTRILIYSLPKKGTRLGQ, encoded by the coding sequence ATGTCGATCGAAAATTATAGAAAAGCTGAATTAAAAAAAGTTATATCTGCTCTTCTCGCTTGTGAATCATTGCTTATTATTGGTGAACCGGGTATCGGTAAATCTTTCTTTTTACAAGCATTGACGAATCAATTAGTTAAGGATGATTACCCTCATGTTGTTTTGCCGATGGGAACAGTAAAGCAAATCATGGATACTGTTGGTAAAAAATTGGCAATTGATCCTGAAACGATCGAAGGCAAAAAAAAATCTATTTATATGATGATGGATGATGTCATTAACTTTTGTCGATCGCATCCAACTATATTTATTGTTGACGATGCTCAGCGCTACCCCCCAAGTATAAGATTATGGTTAGAAAGATTAATGCTTGAGGTAAACTGTCCACTACTATTAACCGCTACTTATCCACCAGCTCGTGATATTTTCCTTAAACTTCCCAGAATCGAACTAGAACCGCTCAAAGATAAAGCTATTAGAGAGATTATGAAAGAGAAAGCGACCTTTCTTGAAATTACCTTAAATAATGCACAATTAGCTAAGTTACAAGCATCAACAGGAGGAAATCCGATGTTAGCAGGTAGAGTCGTCAAAGAACATTATCTCGGTATTAAATCAGAGGGATTAGACCATACTCAATGGATTGATGGAACTCCCTATTTAATGGCTTGTTTGATGCTTCTTGTTATTATTAGATTTGTAGGATTAGGACTTAATAACACGTCCCTTTATCTTCTTGGTGGTGTAATTACGACTATTGTTGGTGTCACTCGTATTCTTATTTATTCATTGCCCAAAAAAGGTACTAGGTTAGGTCAGTAG
- a CDS encoding DUF1350 family protein, whose protein sequence is MEWQEFSGSWVLIPENPIGIIHFLGGAFVATAPHITYRWLLENLAKKGYIIIATSFLNTLDHKSIALNVQNRLENILYRLEYRESIELSYLPVYGLGHSMGCKLHLLIGSLFEIERAGNIFISFNNYPLKQAIPFVENIIPSLRDNLKNYWKIDNNLEFEFTPSPEETKIIVKENYQIRRNLLVQFNNDSIDETSTLKPILTDLFPDMVSVLTLQGNHLTPLGQDIDWQVGDMFIDGIGQWFKDNFSQDLSNLYKEIYRWLNPLI, encoded by the coding sequence ATGGAATGGCAAGAATTTTCGGGTAGTTGGGTTTTAATTCCTGAAAATCCTATTGGTATTATTCATTTTTTAGGAGGTGCTTTTGTGGCAACTGCTCCTCATATTACCTACCGTTGGTTATTAGAAAATTTAGCAAAAAAAGGTTATATTATTATTGCGACTTCTTTTTTAAATACTTTAGATCACAAGTCGATCGCACTCAATGTACAAAACCGTTTGGAAAATATACTTTATCGCCTAGAATATAGAGAAAGTATTGAGTTAAGTTATTTACCCGTCTATGGATTAGGTCATAGTATGGGGTGTAAATTACATTTATTAATTGGCAGTTTATTCGAGATTGAAAGAGCTGGAAATATTTTTATATCCTTTAATAATTATCCATTAAAACAAGCAATTCCTTTTGTAGAAAATATTATTCCTTCCCTAAGAGATAACTTAAAAAATTATTGGAAAATAGATAATAATTTAGAGTTTGAATTTACTCCTTCTCCAGAAGAAACAAAAATTATTGTCAAAGAAAATTATCAAATTCGTCGTAATTTATTAGTTCAATTTAACAATGATTCGATCGATGAAACTTCAACTTTAAAACCCATATTAACAGATTTATTTCCCGATATGGTTTCGGTGTTAACCTTACAAGGAAATCATTTAACCCCATTAGGACAAGATATAGATTGGCAAGTGGGAGATATGTTTATCGATGGTATTGGACAATGGTTTAAAGATAATTTTTCTCAAGATTTATCTAATTTATACAAAGAAATTTATCGATGGTTAAACCCATTAATTTAA
- a CDS encoding AAA family ATPase, with translation MARGDTLRKLFNSFSNENKEELCAIATQLIEEEKEKNHLLLAHDLERIMQKTISKQLASNNFYQEQYPEVPKDKETGLPLIEIQTYQFNWDRVVLSKKNLDILERIVIENRKVELLNSYNLKPTSKILFCGSSGCGKTITAKVLASVLEKPLIYVNLPSVFSSYLGETAVNLKKIFDYIKIGEWVVLFDEFDAIAKDRNSDNEHGEIKRLVNSLLQLIDNSQEDKSIFIAATNYESLLDKAIWRRFDEIIFFDKPDYKMRLSLLRKNLSSIKHSSLEFNKIASQLKDATGSEIEKICFDAIKLVILNNQDILTSKDLEIAVKNHFQRMNIINKSRQNEKYLDNIDDE, from the coding sequence ATGGCACGAGGGGATACTTTAAGAAAATTATTTAATAGTTTTTCTAATGAAAATAAGGAGGAATTATGTGCCATAGCAACGCAACTTATTGAAGAAGAAAAAGAGAAAAATCATCTTCTATTAGCTCATGATTTAGAAAGAATTATGCAAAAAACAATTTCTAAACAATTAGCTTCAAATAATTTTTATCAAGAACAATATCCAGAAGTTCCTAAAGATAAGGAAACCGGATTACCTTTGATAGAAATACAAACATATCAATTTAATTGGGATAGAGTCGTTTTATCTAAAAAAAATTTAGATATTTTAGAAAGAATAGTTATCGAAAATAGGAAGGTTGAGTTACTTAATTCTTATAATTTAAAACCTACTTCAAAAATTTTGTTTTGTGGTTCTTCAGGTTGTGGAAAAACAATTACAGCAAAGGTCTTAGCTAGTGTTTTAGAAAAACCACTTATTTATGTTAATCTTCCTTCCGTTTTTTCCTCTTATTTAGGTGAAACAGCAGTTAATCTGAAAAAAATATTTGATTATATAAAGATAGGTGAATGGGTTGTTTTATTTGATGAATTTGATGCAATTGCGAAAGATAGAAATTCAGATAATGAACATGGCGAAATCAAAAGACTTGTTAATAGTTTACTTCAGTTAATTGATAATTCTCAGGAAGATAAAAGTATATTTATAGCCGCTACTAATTATGAATCGTTACTTGATAAAGCTATTTGGAGAAGATTTGATGAAATTATTTTCTTTGATAAACCTGATTATAAGATGAGGCTTTCTTTATTAAGAAAAAACCTCTCAAGTATTAAACATTCAAGTTTAGAATTTAATAAAATTGCTTCTCAACTAAAAGATGCTACTGGTTCAGAGATAGAAAAAATTTGTTTTGATGCAATAAAATTAGTTATACTGAATAATCAAGATATTTTAACCTCAAAAGATTTAGAAATCGCTGTTAAAAATCATTTTCAAAGAATGAATATTATCAATAAATCTCGACAAAACGAAAAATATTTAGACAATATTGATGATGAGTAA
- a CDS encoding TldD/PmbA family protein yields the protein MLAEELLALTLKKGITDVEVYQVKSYSRPLSFEANRLKQIESAQTTGVALRLWHNGCPGLVVAYGDFNADDLILKAMAISELNEPEEPLLNDHNKLIYPNFTQEPDLQSLISQGKNSIEHITDKYPEVIVNLDMEWEIETTTLVNSRGLYCQQTDNSYSASLGVELVRDEDFLGIYDGEYSHEFLDMTPMIDAILQRLQWAEKNTVLNTGKMPVLFTPNAVVTLWETITEALNGKKILDKSSPWSESFQKQVISPCLNIRQQPDLQPYNCPFDDEGSISQSLNLIQDGILTSFYTDKKTAKKLGLSNTGNGFRPSLGSYPTPDLINLVIDEGKFSFGELINNMKNGVIIDQILGGGADISGDFSFNIDLGYRVTQGEIVGRIKDTMIAGNVYQALQNVDLLGFDRVWSGSCYTPSMVINQLSLVSG from the coding sequence ATGTTGGCAGAAGAATTATTGGCGTTAACTCTAAAAAAAGGGATTACTGATGTAGAAGTATATCAAGTTAAATCCTATTCTCGTCCTCTTTCTTTTGAAGCTAACCGTTTAAAACAAATTGAAAGCGCACAAACTACTGGTGTTGCGTTGAGATTATGGCATAATGGTTGCCCCGGCTTAGTAGTTGCCTATGGAGATTTTAATGCCGATGATTTGATTCTAAAAGCCATGGCTATTTCTGAATTAAATGAACCAGAAGAACCTCTTTTAAATGATCATAATAAGTTAATTTACCCTAATTTTACCCAAGAACCAGATCTTCAATCTCTTATTAGTCAAGGCAAAAATTCGATCGAGCATATTACAGATAAGTATCCAGAAGTAATCGTTAACCTTGACATGGAATGGGAAATAGAAACTACCACCCTAGTTAACTCTCGTGGGTTATACTGTCAACAAACCGATAACAGTTATAGTGCTTCTTTGGGAGTAGAATTAGTCAGAGATGAAGACTTTTTAGGCATTTACGACGGAGAATATAGTCATGAATTCCTTGATATGACTCCTATGATTGATGCAATTTTACAGAGATTACAATGGGCAGAAAAAAACACCGTTTTAAATACTGGTAAAATGCCCGTTTTATTTACACCTAATGCCGTTGTTACTCTGTGGGAAACCATCACCGAAGCCTTAAACGGGAAAAAAATCCTTGATAAATCATCACCTTGGAGTGAATCCTTCCAAAAACAAGTTATCTCTCCTTGTCTTAATATTCGTCAACAACCTGACTTACAACCCTACAATTGCCCGTTTGATGATGAAGGTAGTATATCTCAATCTCTCAACTTGATTCAAGACGGTATTTTAACCAGTTTTTACACTGATAAAAAAACCGCCAAAAAATTAGGTCTTTCTAATACAGGTAATGGTTTTCGCCCCAGTTTAGGCAGTTATCCTACTCCCGACTTAATTAATCTTGTCATTGATGAGGGTAAATTTTCCTTCGGGGAATTAATTAATAACATGAAAAATGGAGTAATTATTGACCAAATTTTAGGCGGTGGTGCAGATATTTCTGGTGATTTTTCCTTTAACATTGACTTAGGTTATCGAGTTACACAAGGAGAAATTGTCGGTAGAATCAAAGACACCATGATAGCTGGAAATGTTTATCAAGCCCTGCAAAATGTTGATTTATTAGGTTTCGATCGAGTTTGGAGTGGTTCTTGTTATACTCCTTCTATGGTGATTAATCAGCTTTCTCTCGTTTCAGGTTAA
- a CDS encoding endonuclease domain-containing protein, with amino-acid sequence MDLVVKPKAYDYTLTVQTSKLMDILIALFKNGDNSQRTKVNSWLNSHTRDKFSITLKDDFFLQYLDQRDGRNTQHYWSISFNQSHSDKINQFIDFTNEWQGLTLRSLPELKLAQLLYEHHIPFLSNTKGLVLPLPNTLSDTLLSGRVEYDFILLKPLLRIELDGQHHLNPQQRQLDISGDRLLQSLNIPTLRFNATDILKNPQLVINEILSFCHL; translated from the coding sequence ATGGATTTGGTTGTAAAGCCTAAAGCATATGATTATACCCTCACCGTCCAAACCAGTAAGTTAATGGACATCCTTATTGCACTCTTTAAAAATGGAGATAACAGTCAACGCACAAAAGTTAATAGTTGGCTTAATTCTCACACCCGTGATAAATTCTCCATTACTCTCAAGGATGATTTTTTCCTACAATATCTTGATCAACGGGATGGTAGAAATACTCAACATTACTGGTCAATCTCTTTCAATCAATCTCATTCTGATAAAATTAACCAATTTATTGACTTCACCAATGAATGGCAGGGATTAACTCTACGTTCTCTTCCTGAACTTAAACTTGCTCAATTACTTTACGAACATCATATACCCTTTCTCTCCAATACTAAAGGGCTTGTTCTACCTCTCCCTAATACCCTCTCGGATACTCTCCTTTCTGGTAGGGTTGAATATGATTTTATTCTCCTTAAACCTTTGTTACGCATTGAACTTGATGGACAACATCACCTTAATCCCCAACAACGACAATTAGATATTTCTGGCGATCGTCTTCTTCAATCCCTCAATATCCCTACCCTAAGATTTAATGCTACAGATATACTTAAAAATCCTCAGTTAGTAATAAATGAAATATTGTCTTTTTGTCATCTGTAA
- a CDS encoding helix-turn-helix transcriptional regulator: MNDEELDRLSKLLMDLKGDKSLRQFAEELGSSYYALRTWIHKKNIPTPQNLEKISNYMRIELNELFSIIKDKNLNNNFLKELPDNAKEAYPYLINLPKEEKLKVAQKILNECV, from the coding sequence ATGAATGATGAAGAACTTGATCGATTATCTAAATTATTAATGGATTTAAAAGGTGATAAAAGTCTTCGTCAATTTGCGGAAGAGTTAGGGTCTTCTTATTATGCGTTGAGAACTTGGATACATAAAAAAAATATTCCTACACCACAAAATTTAGAGAAAATCTCTAATTATATGAGAATTGAACTTAATGAATTGTTCTCAATAATTAAAGATAAAAATTTGAATAATAATTTCTTGAAAGAATTACCTGATAATGCAAAAGAAGCTTATCCTTATCTTATTAATCTCCCTAAAGAAGAGAAACTTAAAGTCGCTCAAAAGATTCTTAATGAATGTGTATAA